In Bradyrhizobium guangxiense, the following are encoded in one genomic region:
- a CDS encoding TetR/AcrR family transcriptional regulator, whose product MKQRSKAGHRTPIREQQRLDPSEREAIIAREAVTFFAEYGFEGQTRELAKRLRITQPLLYRYFPSKEALIERVYQDVFVERWKPSWEKIITDRSVPVKARLVRFYREYAAVILTYEWIRLFMFAGLKDLGLNARYLKMLRERAFEKVIEEIRVEYGRPSTGELPVTDLEIEMVWGLHAAIFYLGVRQFIYSMPLETDVNSIIDAKIATFLNGFRSVLPAKG is encoded by the coding sequence GTGAAGCAGCGCAGCAAAGCGGGTCACCGGACGCCGATCCGAGAGCAGCAGAGACTGGACCCGTCGGAGCGGGAAGCCATTATCGCGCGAGAAGCCGTCACGTTTTTCGCCGAGTACGGGTTCGAGGGGCAGACCCGCGAACTCGCAAAGCGGCTGCGCATTACCCAGCCCCTGCTCTATCGCTACTTTCCGAGCAAGGAAGCTCTCATCGAGAGGGTCTATCAGGACGTTTTCGTCGAGCGCTGGAAGCCGTCCTGGGAGAAAATCATCACCGATCGCTCGGTACCCGTGAAGGCGAGGCTAGTCCGTTTCTATCGCGAATATGCCGCAGTCATTCTCACCTACGAGTGGATCCGCCTGTTCATGTTCGCGGGCCTGAAGGATCTCGGATTGAATGCCCGCTATCTCAAAATGCTGCGCGAACGCGCGTTCGAGAAGGTCATTGAGGAAATCAGGGTCGAGTACGGACGCCCCTCGACTGGCGAACTCCCGGTCACCGATCTCGAAATCGAGATGGTGTGGGGACTCCACGCGGCGATCTTCTACCTCGGCGTGCGCCAATTCATCTACTCGATGCCCCTCGAAACGGACGTCAATTCCATCATTGATGCAAAAATAGCAACCTTCCTGAATGGCTTTCGCTCCGTTCTGCCGGCGAAGGGTTAA
- a CDS encoding (2Fe-2S)-binding protein, which produces MTTLTINGESRSIKASPDTPLLYVLRDELALNAAKYGCGLGQCGACTVIVDGKAIFSCITPVMLLEGRTITTLEGLGNLGAPGPMQRAFLAEQAAQCGYCIPGVMMRAQALLNRDPHATDESIKAELQPHLCRCGTHMRILRAIRRAAEEMNSKTADARTRR; this is translated from the coding sequence ATGACAACGCTGACAATTAACGGTGAGAGCCGATCCATCAAGGCGAGCCCGGACACTCCGCTTCTCTACGTCCTCAGGGACGAGCTCGCGCTGAATGCCGCGAAGTATGGTTGCGGACTTGGCCAATGCGGAGCTTGCACCGTCATCGTCGACGGTAAAGCTATTTTCTCTTGCATAACGCCGGTGATGCTGTTGGAAGGGCGGACGATCACGACGCTCGAAGGACTTGGGAACCTGGGCGCACCTGGCCCAATGCAGCGTGCGTTCCTTGCCGAGCAGGCGGCACAATGCGGCTATTGTATTCCCGGCGTGATGATGCGCGCCCAGGCGCTGCTGAACCGCGACCCGCATGCCACCGACGAGTCGATCAAGGCCGAACTTCAGCCTCATCTCTGCCGATGCGGAACACATATGCGCATTCTGCGTGCGATCCGGCGGGCCGCGGAAGAGATGAACTCGAAGACTGCCGACGCAAGGACAAGACGATGA
- a CDS encoding cytochrome c — protein MKLRSVLLALLVIGAIGGTAALLYAWESPIPPIDSRPAGAPDRAKARRGASLALLGDCATCHTAPGGLPYAGGLAMPTPFGTIYSTNITPDPETGIGRWSEAAFIRALRSGVDREGRHLYPAFPYDHFTRVSDDDATAMYAFFMSIDPVRSSAPPNELPFPLNVRLTLAGWKLMFLRQVRFVPDPSKNGKWNRGKYLVEGLGHCGACHSPRNLLGAEEASASFEGGEAEGWRAYALGRSSQSPVPWDEGALTDYLTRGSHPQHGTAQGPMANVVDNLSLVDPADVGAMAHYLASLGKSEGRKDVETAPSGPGRLPQAAGIQAAAPSIPSDPGGAIYAAVCASCHEGDRALPLGGVRLGLSTAVADETPTNLVNLVLRGIPASTGGSARPIMPGFGDVLGDRQISDLASYLRTQFAGKSQWDGIAKAVAEARGNR, from the coding sequence ATGAAGCTTAGGTCCGTTCTGCTCGCACTGCTTGTGATTGGAGCGATCGGTGGGACGGCGGCACTTCTCTATGCTTGGGAATCGCCGATTCCTCCCATCGATTCACGGCCAGCCGGAGCCCCGGATCGTGCGAAGGCGCGTCGTGGAGCGAGCCTTGCTCTGCTCGGAGACTGTGCCACGTGTCATACGGCACCCGGCGGACTCCCCTACGCCGGGGGGCTTGCGATGCCCACGCCCTTCGGAACGATCTACTCCACCAACATCACGCCCGATCCGGAAACCGGCATCGGGCGATGGTCGGAGGCGGCGTTCATCCGTGCTCTGCGATCCGGTGTGGATCGCGAAGGCCGCCACCTTTACCCAGCGTTCCCATACGATCACTTCACACGCGTGTCGGATGATGATGCGACGGCGATGTATGCCTTCTTCATGTCGATCGATCCAGTCAGGTCGTCGGCGCCTCCGAACGAACTCCCGTTTCCTCTCAATGTTCGCCTGACACTCGCCGGCTGGAAGCTGATGTTTCTGCGTCAGGTGCGGTTCGTCCCTGACCCTTCGAAGAATGGGAAGTGGAACAGGGGAAAGTACTTGGTCGAAGGACTGGGGCATTGCGGCGCCTGTCATTCTCCGCGCAATCTGCTGGGGGCGGAAGAAGCCTCGGCCAGTTTCGAGGGAGGCGAAGCCGAAGGTTGGCGCGCTTATGCGCTCGGTCGAAGCTCGCAATCACCCGTCCCATGGGACGAAGGTGCCCTCACGGACTATCTTACGCGTGGCTCGCATCCCCAGCATGGGACGGCTCAGGGCCCCATGGCGAACGTGGTTGACAATCTGTCCCTTGTCGACCCTGCGGACGTAGGCGCGATGGCCCACTATCTTGCATCGCTCGGCAAGAGCGAGGGGCGGAAGGATGTGGAGACGGCTCCTTCCGGTCCGGGCCGCCTGCCGCAAGCCGCGGGCATTCAGGCGGCCGCGCCTTCTATTCCATCCGATCCCGGCGGAGCGATCTATGCCGCTGTTTGTGCGTCGTGCCACGAAGGCGACAGAGCCTTGCCGCTGGGCGGGGTGAGACTTGGTCTCTCCACCGCCGTTGCAGACGAGACGCCCACCAACCTGGTCAATCTTGTGCTGCGGGGAATACCAGCATCCACCGGCGGCTCTGCGCGTCCGATCATGCCCGGCTTTGGCGATGTTCTCGGCGATCGGCAGATCTCGGATCTCGCCAGCTATCTGCGAACCCAGTTTGCCGGGAAAAGCCAGTGGGATGGGATAGCCAAAGCGGTCGCGGAAGCTAGAGGCAATCGGTGA
- a CDS encoding adenylate/guanylate cyclase domain-containing protein, giving the protein MAGSTPDPSPRTYPSSVSFVRRAGPISVAAGNMDTFAEIEIWLLEGAPAERQMIDLLVKLIRRMKAAGSSVDRLTLHIGTLHPQLVGFAWVWNIDDGFCDEVRVADAAIDSDAYKLNPLQRIVETGETIRRAPNEPSAQAEFPIMIELASAGMTDYVAIPLSGLDKRNVITIATKAAGGFAEAETDSLTRLFKLFALHVQRHSELKISENALGAYLGYGAAAKVLEGAIKRGAGDSIRAVIWVSDLRNFTKMSDALAPAEMLVLLNAYFEAMASAVAAHGGETLKFIGDGMLAVFPVTVGVAEASRAAVSAAKEAIASLETSNRTIRAVADAGARPELRAGIVLHEGEVFFGNVGAPDRLDFTVIGAAVNEACRVEALTKTIGRDLLMTEAVAGHVADVEHLGEHQLRGVSARMSVYGLAG; this is encoded by the coding sequence ATGGCCGGCAGTACTCCTGATCCGTCGCCTCGAACTTATCCCTCGTCGGTCTCGTTCGTGCGTCGGGCCGGCCCCATCTCGGTTGCCGCCGGGAACATGGACACATTTGCCGAGATCGAAATCTGGCTGCTGGAAGGGGCCCCCGCCGAACGGCAAATGATCGACCTGCTGGTCAAGCTGATCCGTCGAATGAAGGCCGCCGGCTCTTCGGTCGATCGTCTGACGTTGCATATCGGAACGCTCCACCCTCAGCTCGTTGGCTTCGCTTGGGTCTGGAACATCGATGACGGCTTCTGCGACGAAGTGCGGGTCGCCGACGCGGCGATCGATTCTGACGCCTACAAGCTCAATCCGCTGCAACGAATCGTTGAGACCGGCGAAACGATTCGGCGAGCGCCGAATGAGCCGTCGGCGCAGGCCGAATTTCCCATCATGATCGAGCTCGCGTCCGCCGGCATGACCGACTACGTGGCGATCCCCTTATCCGGCCTGGATAAGCGCAACGTGATCACCATTGCGACGAAAGCGGCCGGCGGCTTCGCCGAGGCGGAGACAGATTCCCTGACACGCCTCTTCAAGCTGTTCGCCTTGCACGTGCAGCGGCACAGCGAGTTGAAGATCTCCGAAAACGCGTTGGGCGCCTATCTTGGCTACGGCGCTGCCGCCAAGGTGCTCGAAGGAGCGATCAAGCGCGGCGCGGGAGACTCGATCCGCGCCGTGATTTGGGTCTCGGATCTCAGAAACTTCACGAAGATGTCGGACGCTCTGGCCCCGGCCGAGATGCTCGTTCTGCTCAACGCCTACTTCGAAGCGATGGCGAGCGCCGTGGCCGCCCACGGCGGCGAAACCCTCAAGTTCATCGGCGACGGGATGCTCGCTGTCTTTCCGGTGACGGTGGGGGTCGCCGAAGCGTCGCGCGCGGCCGTCTCGGCGGCGAAAGAGGCAATCGCCAGCCTCGAAACTTCCAATCGGACAATCCGGGCCGTGGCCGACGCTGGAGCCCGCCCCGAGCTCCGGGCGGGTATCGTCCTTCACGAGGGTGAGGTCTTTTTCGGCAACGTCGGTGCTCCGGATCGACTGGACTTCACGGTCATTGGCGCAGCCGTCAATGAGGCCTGCCGCGTGGAAGCGCTCACCAAGACGATAGGTCGGGACCTGCTCATGACGGAAGCCGTCGCTGGACATGTTGCCGATGTCGAGCATCTCGGCGAGCACCAGTTGCGAGGAGTCTCCGCCCGGATGTCCGTGTACGGCCTCGCGGGATGA
- a CDS encoding MFS transporter, giving the protein MSTSTIATDQQASALTRARIFAMAVCAGIAVANIYYNQPLLGLIEANYPNSSAIGLIPTATQFGYAVGLLFLVPLGDLVERRRLIAVQFVVLAAALAFAAIAPTTLALIAASLLLGVSATVAQQIVPFAATLADNRTRGAAVGMVVSGILGGILLSRTIAGFVGSHFGWREMFWLGVPLALGAAALVRLTLPRHHATQGIGYTAALRSLVQLLIEEPALRLAAATQAMLFASFIAFWTVLSLHLQEPKFGLGPEIAGLFGVIGASGILAAPLAGRVADKRGPHMVVAIAAAISLFSWVEFASWNAVAGLVVGVVLLDAGVNAALVSNQHLIFALRPEARSRLNTVFMTAMFIGGSLGSLGASWAYTHSSWLGVCGYGAALATVGLLLQLPTLSSRIGKSSRH; this is encoded by the coding sequence ATGTCCACATCAACAATCGCGACTGACCAACAGGCCTCCGCGCTCACGCGTGCACGCATCTTCGCGATGGCGGTCTGCGCGGGCATCGCCGTCGCGAACATCTACTACAATCAGCCTCTGCTCGGCCTGATCGAGGCAAATTATCCGAACTCCTCAGCCATCGGTCTCATACCCACGGCCACACAGTTCGGTTACGCGGTCGGCCTCCTCTTTTTGGTTCCCTTGGGTGACCTTGTCGAGAGACGCCGTCTCATCGCCGTACAATTCGTCGTTCTTGCAGCGGCTCTTGCGTTCGCTGCCATCGCTCCGACAACGCTGGCGTTGATCGCGGCGTCGCTCTTGCTGGGCGTATCGGCCACTGTGGCTCAACAGATCGTCCCATTCGCTGCGACGCTTGCCGATAACCGGACCAGAGGCGCCGCGGTCGGAATGGTGGTAAGCGGTATCTTAGGTGGCATTCTGCTCAGCCGCACGATAGCCGGCTTCGTCGGATCGCACTTCGGATGGCGGGAGATGTTTTGGCTCGGCGTCCCTTTGGCGCTCGGCGCCGCCGCGCTGGTCCGTTTGACCTTGCCGCGCCACCATGCGACGCAAGGTATCGGATACACTGCCGCGCTGCGTTCGCTCGTCCAGTTGCTCATCGAGGAGCCGGCGCTTCGACTGGCGGCAGCGACACAAGCGATGCTGTTTGCTTCATTCATCGCCTTCTGGACCGTCCTGTCTCTCCATCTTCAAGAACCCAAATTCGGACTCGGACCGGAGATCGCTGGCCTGTTCGGCGTGATCGGGGCGTCAGGCATCCTCGCTGCGCCTCTCGCAGGTCGGGTAGCCGATAAGCGGGGTCCTCACATGGTGGTTGCGATTGCTGCCGCCATCTCCCTTTTCTCATGGGTCGAATTCGCGAGCTGGAACGCCGTCGCGGGATTGGTCGTCGGGGTGGTGCTGCTGGACGCGGGGGTGAACGCAGCGCTCGTGTCAAATCAGCACCTGATCTTCGCGCTTCGCCCGGAGGCACGAAGCAGGCTCAACACCGTGTTCATGACGGCGATGTTCATCGGCGGTTCGCTCGGATCCCTCGGGGCGAGCTGGGCCTATACCCATTCCTCATGGCTCGGCGTCTGCGGTTACGGGGCCGCGCTTGCGACGGTGGGTCTGCTGTTGCAGCTACCGACGCTTTCATCCCGAATCGGGAAATCATCGCGCCACTGA
- a CDS encoding FAD binding domain-containing protein, translating into MSDHRWSQGAQLKALVVGGSMAGLFAALLLRRQGWNVDVYERIGAELAGRGAGIVTHRELFEVLGRAGIDTDAAAVGVVVPGRRVLDGSGRIVGELGLRQGLTSWGHLYGLLKAALPAEHYHHGKNLAEVAELGDRVLARFSDGSEVSADLLIGADGIFSCVRAQLAAKVRPAYAGYVAWRGLVNERDLSSRTRAELCDWFAFSLPPGEQMLGYPVAGAKEEMDVGERRFNFVWYRPADADHGLADLLTDIDGVRHELSIPPSRIRSEVIASMRRDAEQLLAPQFAEVVRLTPQPFIQAILDLETPRMALGSRTVILGDAAFVARPHVGMGVTKAAADAAALADALRAHPADLPAALAKFESMRLPFGAAVVRRARDLGAYMQAQIATADERAMAERHRSPEAVMTETAVATGIAA; encoded by the coding sequence TTGAGTGACCATCGTTGGAGCCAAGGGGCGCAGCTGAAAGCGCTGGTGGTTGGAGGGTCCATGGCCGGACTGTTCGCCGCGTTGCTATTGCGGCGGCAAGGCTGGAACGTCGATGTTTACGAGCGTATCGGCGCCGAACTGGCAGGCCGTGGCGCGGGCATCGTGACCCATCGTGAACTGTTCGAGGTCCTGGGCAGGGCGGGTATCGATACCGACGCCGCCGCCGTCGGAGTCGTTGTCCCAGGACGGCGGGTGCTGGACGGGAGCGGCCGCATCGTGGGTGAACTCGGGCTGCGGCAGGGCCTCACTTCCTGGGGACACCTCTATGGGCTTCTGAAGGCAGCGCTCCCGGCAGAGCACTATCATCACGGCAAGAACCTTGCGGAGGTTGCCGAGCTTGGCGATCGCGTGCTGGCGCGTTTCTCCGACGGCTCGGAGGTTTCAGCAGATCTGCTGATCGGCGCGGATGGCATATTTTCGTGCGTCAGGGCCCAGCTTGCGGCCAAGGTCCGTCCTGCCTACGCGGGCTATGTCGCGTGGCGTGGCCTCGTCAATGAGCGAGACCTGTCGTCTCGGACGCGCGCAGAATTGTGCGATTGGTTCGCCTTCAGCCTCCCTCCGGGCGAGCAAATGCTCGGCTATCCCGTCGCCGGCGCCAAAGAAGAGATGGATGTCGGCGAGCGTCGCTTCAATTTTGTTTGGTACCGCCCGGCCGACGCCGACCATGGCTTGGCAGATTTGCTGACGGACATTGACGGCGTCCGGCACGAACTGTCCATTCCGCCGAGCAGGATTCGATCCGAGGTGATCGCCTCAATGCGTCGGGACGCGGAGCAATTGCTTGCACCGCAATTCGCCGAGGTCGTTCGCCTTACCCCTCAGCCGTTCATCCAGGCCATTCTGGATCTCGAGACACCGCGCATGGCGCTGGGATCCCGAACGGTGATCCTGGGTGATGCCGCGTTCGTGGCCAGGCCCCATGTCGGAATGGGAGTGACGAAGGCCGCCGCCGACGCGGCAGCGCTGGCTGATGCTTTGCGAGCGCACCCGGCCGATTTGCCCGCGGCGCTTGCGAAATTCGAGTCGATGCGGCTTCCGTTCGGAGCTGCGGTCGTCCGTCGTGCCCGCGATCTCGGCGCGTACATGCAGGCGCAGATTGCCACTGCCGATGAACGGGCGATGG
- a CDS encoding xanthine dehydrogenase family protein molybdopterin-binding subunit, whose amino-acid sequence MTHAVSRRGVLAGAGAPIIAFRLSGAHAQTETGTGGKPSKHGLPGSLDDTPRIDAWIRIDASGAATILTGKAELGQGLKTALLQVAAEELKLPLARLSLITADTARTPNEGYTAASHSMQDSGTAIRHAAAQAREILRDEAARRLGVPATSLQIRNGEVFGPNRMRLGYGELVRDQMLAVDAQQTSHLTSPADFVVLNQPVPRIDIPAKVTGGAAYVQDLRPEGMLHGRVVRPPSYGATLRDCDVAQVEQMSGIVKVVRDGNFLGVLAEREWTAIQGMRTLAATTTWIEQQALPDSADLPAALMKLPSHDTTIYDTGNPGEPGILVEGTFSRPYLTHGSIGPSCAIAQFGDGKLTVWTHTQGVFFLRDAIAGMLRMPAENVRCIHAEGSGCYGHNGADDAAADAAMLALAMPGRPVRVQLMREQEHAWDPFGPGMVVKLRATVGVDGAIADWRHEVWSQSHMMRPGPPGALIAARLKADAFPPAPPVALAQPEGGGDRNAIPLYAIPNSKVVSHFLPDIPLRGSSMRSLGGYLNVLSIESVLDELAARSGQDPVTFRLRHIEDPRAREVIETAASRFGWAGRGKRSESTGFGFGFARYKNLEAWCAVAVEIEVPRQSGVVRVRRIVAAVDTGQVVNPDGIRNQIEGGILQSMSWTLFERVTFDRTRVTSVDWSAYPIMRFDSVPESVEVRLIDRPGDSFYGVAEAAQGPAGAAIANAIRDATGVRMYELPFTAARIKRAVAVRSEG is encoded by the coding sequence ATGACGCATGCCGTCTCGCGACGCGGCGTATTGGCGGGCGCCGGCGCGCCCATCATCGCCTTCCGGCTTTCCGGAGCACATGCACAGACCGAAACCGGTACGGGTGGAAAACCCTCGAAGCACGGTTTGCCCGGAAGCCTCGACGACACGCCGAGGATCGATGCCTGGATCCGCATCGACGCCTCGGGCGCCGCTACGATCCTCACCGGCAAAGCCGAACTTGGACAGGGCCTCAAGACTGCGCTGCTTCAGGTCGCGGCAGAGGAACTCAAGTTACCGCTCGCACGGCTATCGCTGATCACGGCTGACACCGCGCGGACGCCCAATGAAGGCTACACGGCTGCCAGCCACTCGATGCAGGACTCCGGCACCGCAATTCGGCATGCGGCGGCGCAAGCCCGCGAAATACTCCGAGACGAGGCAGCCCGCCGTCTCGGCGTGCCCGCTACCTCGCTGCAGATCCGCAACGGCGAGGTATTCGGCCCGAACCGCATGCGCCTGGGCTACGGCGAACTGGTCCGTGATCAGATGCTCGCGGTCGACGCACAGCAGACCTCGCATTTGACCTCGCCGGCAGATTTCGTTGTGTTGAACCAACCCGTGCCGCGGATCGATATTCCGGCCAAGGTGACGGGTGGAGCAGCCTACGTCCAGGACCTGCGCCCCGAGGGGATGCTGCACGGTCGCGTCGTTCGCCCGCCGAGTTATGGCGCCACATTGCGGGACTGTGACGTCGCGCAGGTCGAGCAAATGAGCGGGATCGTCAAGGTCGTGCGGGACGGCAACTTCCTCGGCGTGCTTGCAGAGCGGGAATGGACTGCGATCCAGGGAATGCGAACCCTCGCGGCAACCACGACCTGGATCGAGCAGCAAGCCCTTCCGGACAGCGCGGACTTGCCGGCCGCTCTGATGAAGCTGCCCTCCCACGACACGACGATTTACGACACAGGAAATCCGGGTGAGCCCGGAATTCTGGTCGAGGGGACCTTCAGCAGACCCTATCTTACGCACGGTTCGATCGGACCGTCCTGCGCGATTGCGCAATTCGGGGACGGGAAGCTTACGGTTTGGACCCATACGCAAGGCGTGTTTTTCCTACGCGACGCGATCGCGGGCATGCTGCGGATGCCTGCCGAGAATGTGCGCTGCATCCACGCAGAGGGCTCCGGCTGCTACGGCCATAACGGCGCCGACGACGCGGCGGCCGATGCGGCGATGCTTGCCCTCGCGATGCCCGGTCGTCCGGTCAGGGTACAGCTGATGCGTGAGCAGGAGCACGCGTGGGACCCATTCGGGCCGGGTATGGTGGTCAAGCTCAGGGCGACAGTCGGGGTGGACGGTGCGATTGCGGATTGGCGCCACGAGGTTTGGAGCCAGTCGCATATGATGCGGCCTGGCCCTCCCGGGGCGCTGATTGCTGCCCGACTGAAAGCCGACGCCTTTCCGCCGGCGCCGCCCGTTGCGCTGGCCCAGCCTGAGGGCGGCGGCGACCGGAATGCCATTCCGCTTTACGCGATCCCGAACTCAAAGGTGGTTAGTCACTTTCTGCCTGACATACCCTTGCGCGGATCCTCCATGCGCTCCCTGGGAGGCTACCTTAACGTCCTTTCGATCGAGAGCGTCCTCGATGAATTGGCGGCTCGCTCGGGCCAAGATCCCGTGACGTTTCGGCTTCGGCACATCGAAGACCCTCGTGCGCGTGAGGTCATCGAAACGGCGGCATCGCGTTTCGGCTGGGCTGGGCGGGGCAAGCGTTCGGAGAGCACCGGATTCGGATTTGGCTTTGCACGTTACAAGAATCTCGAGGCTTGGTGTGCCGTGGCAGTCGAGATCGAGGTGCCGCGTCAGAGTGGCGTCGTTCGCGTCCGTCGCATCGTGGCGGCGGTGGACACCGGGCAGGTCGTGAACCCGGACGGTATCCGCAATCAGATTGAAGGCGGCATCTTGCAGTCGATGAGCTGGACGCTTTTCGAACGGGTGACGTTCGATCGCACCCGCGTCACATCGGTCGATTGGTCGGCCTATCCGATCATGCGGTTTGACAGCGTCCCGGAGTCCGTCGAAGTCCGCCTGATAGATCGTCCGGGCGACTCCTTCTATGGTGTCGCTGAGGCCGCACAAGGGCCTGCGGGAGCCGCGATCGCCAATGCGATCAGGGATGCGACCGGTGTTCGAATGTACGAACTTCCGTTCACTGCGGCCCGAATCAAGAGAGCGGTTGCGGTCCGATCGGAAGGCTGA
- a CDS encoding YoaK family protein, producing the protein MPRQILLLPLLMSFNAGFVDTGGFLALQGLFTAHVTGNFVTFGAAMVLGTSGGIAKLLALPVFCVVVITTRMFSFVLPAIGLPIFRSMLAIKMMLLTAGGACAVYFGPFAQGDSWQAIGTGMILVAAMAIQNAAHRIHMGTEPPSTLMTGTTTQIMIDVADVLRGAPASVLAVATPRLGKMAASVAAFALGCAAGACLYAKFGTWCFVLPPLIALPAVFLATAEPK; encoded by the coding sequence ATGCCGCGGCAAATCCTCCTGCTTCCGCTCCTGATGAGCTTCAACGCCGGGTTCGTCGATACTGGTGGCTTCCTGGCGCTCCAGGGGCTGTTCACCGCGCACGTCACCGGCAATTTCGTTACCTTCGGAGCTGCCATGGTGCTTGGGACATCGGGCGGAATCGCGAAGCTTCTCGCTCTGCCGGTCTTTTGCGTGGTCGTGATCACCACTCGGATGTTCAGCTTCGTTCTGCCCGCAATCGGGCTACCGATCTTTCGCTCGATGCTCGCCATCAAGATGATGCTTCTGACGGCGGGCGGTGCATGTGCGGTTTACTTCGGGCCATTTGCGCAAGGCGATAGCTGGCAGGCGATCGGCACCGGCATGATCCTGGTCGCCGCCATGGCCATCCAGAACGCCGCGCACCGCATCCACATGGGCACCGAGCCTCCGAGCACGCTCATGACAGGGACGACGACCCAGATCATGATCGACGTCGCGGACGTATTGCGGGGCGCACCGGCCTCCGTGTTGGCCGTCGCCACGCCTCGCCTTGGCAAGATGGCGGCGAGCGTGGCGGCCTTCGCTCTTGGCTGCGCCGCTGGCGCTTGTCTCTACGCGAAATTTGGGACGTGGTGTTTCGTGCTGCCTCCGCTGATCGCGCTGCCGGCGGTGTTTCTGGCCACCGCGGAACCGAAGTGA
- a CDS encoding alkene reductase: MAGLFYRTTFGDLDLTNRIVMAPMTRSRADQRGVINPTASEYYAARTSAGLIISEGINVGPMSNAFDRTPGLWTEEQTEGWKAVVDRIHEKGGRVVAQLWHAGRASARGLLSDKQPLSPSGVNDDLDRLQVWALLANGAYVRIAATPSRAMTLGEVQGVVNEFRQAAANAARAGFDGVEIHGANGYLIHQFLSPTINLRTDDYGGSAERRSRLLQEIVSAIAEVMPRSRIGVRLSPFADYNSARDPKPEDTYGQIAPLLRAAGLAYLHLADTNAWTGAPDYERMLPIFRGRYRGPLIVNASITPEHAARIVSSGEADAIAFGRLFLANPDLPARIRAGGPYNAPKPFGIYGGSDSGYLDYSLLETVNGKAAARA, translated from the coding sequence ATGGCGGGGCTTTTTTATCGGACGACCTTCGGCGATCTCGATCTCACGAACAGGATAGTCATGGCCCCAATGACACGGTCGCGTGCCGACCAGCGCGGCGTCATCAATCCTACCGCGTCGGAATACTACGCAGCGCGGACGAGCGCCGGCTTGATCATAAGCGAAGGCATTAACGTTGGACCGATGTCCAATGCCTTCGACCGTACGCCCGGTCTCTGGACCGAGGAACAGACCGAGGGATGGAAAGCGGTCGTAGATCGGATCCACGAGAAAGGGGGGCGCGTTGTCGCGCAACTCTGGCACGCCGGACGCGCGAGCGCGCGTGGCCTGCTGTCCGACAAGCAACCGCTGTCGCCGTCGGGCGTGAACGACGACCTGGATCGGCTGCAGGTGTGGGCGCTGCTTGCCAACGGCGCATACGTGCGGATCGCGGCTACGCCGTCGCGCGCGATGACACTCGGAGAGGTCCAAGGCGTCGTCAACGAATTCAGACAAGCGGCCGCCAACGCCGCTCGCGCAGGGTTCGACGGCGTGGAAATCCATGGCGCCAACGGTTATTTGATCCACCAGTTTCTATCCCCGACGATCAACCTGCGAACCGACGACTATGGCGGGAGCGCCGAAAGACGATCCAGGCTGCTTCAGGAAATCGTCTCGGCGATTGCCGAGGTCATGCCGCGTTCGCGGATAGGAGTGCGGCTATCGCCGTTCGCAGACTACAACAGCGCTCGCGACCCAAAACCGGAAGATACCTATGGGCAAATCGCGCCTCTGTTGCGGGCCGCCGGGCTCGCATATCTGCATCTTGCCGATACCAACGCCTGGACGGGAGCACCGGATTACGAAAGGATGCTTCCAATCTTCCGCGGACGCTATCGCGGACCACTCATCGTCAATGCGAGCATCACCCCCGAGCACGCCGCCCGGATCGTCAGTTCCGGAGAGGCGGACGCTATCGCCTTCGGCCGCCTCTTTCTCGCCAATCCGGATCTTCCGGCACGGATTCGGGCTGGTGGTCCCTACAATGCCCCCAAACCGTTCGGGATATACGGTGGTTCGGATTCCGGTTATCTCGACTATTCGCTGCTCGAGACCGTCAACGGAAAGGCCGCTGCGCGAGCTTGA